One genomic window of Gemmatimonadales bacterium includes the following:
- a CDS encoding prolyl oligopeptidase family serine peptidase, whose amino-acid sequence MPVRRIVSAAPVICSASLQLAAWTAGTPPLGAQTRALPPAPVAAVRPVTDDYFGTKVVDDYRYFEHLNEPDVQQWMKAQAEYTDSVLARIPGRAAFLARIHELDASEQALVTSVWRRPGDRYFYLKRLASEPTDKLYERTGLRGAERVLVNPADVPLLPQHRGRGPSSINGVTISPDGRYAVVGIAPGGAEFDSEFHVFVTATGRETGDVIPRNSSNEVGWLPGNRGFVYARPQELPPGAPATAAEQKERSYLHVLGTPTPSDRAVFGYGVTPSVVVDSSNGAGVRTGPGWRYALGVLSDGTSRNGAWYITSIDSLGMPHAAWQKIAGFSDQVTRAALHGDDLYLLTSHNASHFKILRTDARHPDLATAETVVPESEAIVHQMSVARDAMYVQETDGGVDHVLRVPFGRDPVVEHLTLPFAGKADLNVDPELPGALIWLAGSTRAFALYCYHPATRSLTDTKLQPEGPVDQPTTIASSEVEVTSWDGTKVPLTIVHPTGMKLDGSHPTMLVGYGAYGDALELEYDPIQIAQYERGAVVAACHVRGGGEHGEAWHAAGQKLTKPNSWKDFIACAEYLIANGYTSPAHLAGEGGSAGGIMIGRAIEERPDLFAVAVASVPLADGLRSETTANGVPNVAEFGSTSTEDGFRALYAMSPYANIKDGVNYPAVLVTTGINDPRVPPWEAAKFAARLQAATASGKPVLLQVDYHAGHGAMTAAQGLQFEADSWSFIFWQTGDPAFQPKR is encoded by the coding sequence GTGCCGGTTCGCCGAATTGTCTCTGCCGCACCCGTGATCTGCTCTGCATCACTCCAGCTGGCGGCGTGGACAGCCGGCACTCCCCCGCTCGGCGCGCAGACCCGTGCACTGCCCCCGGCCCCAGTCGCGGCAGTGCGCCCGGTGACCGACGACTACTTCGGCACCAAGGTCGTCGACGACTACCGGTATTTCGAACACCTGAACGAGCCCGATGTCCAACAGTGGATGAAGGCCCAGGCCGAGTACACGGATTCCGTGCTCGCGAGGATCCCAGGCCGCGCGGCGTTCCTCGCGCGGATCCACGAACTCGACGCATCGGAGCAAGCACTGGTGACCTCCGTCTGGCGCCGGCCCGGCGATCGCTATTTCTACCTGAAGCGCCTTGCCAGTGAGCCCACCGACAAGCTGTACGAGCGAACCGGCCTGCGCGGCGCAGAGCGAGTTCTCGTCAATCCGGCGGACGTCCCGCTGTTGCCCCAGCATCGGGGCAGAGGACCGAGCAGCATCAACGGCGTCACGATTTCGCCCGACGGCCGGTACGCCGTCGTCGGCATCGCGCCGGGCGGAGCGGAGTTCGACAGTGAATTCCACGTGTTCGTCACCGCGACGGGGCGAGAGACCGGCGACGTCATTCCTCGCAACAGCTCCAACGAAGTGGGTTGGCTACCCGGAAATCGCGGATTCGTCTACGCGCGGCCGCAGGAGCTTCCCCCCGGCGCCCCCGCCACCGCAGCGGAACAGAAGGAGCGCAGTTACCTGCACGTGCTGGGGACACCCACCCCCAGCGACCGTGCGGTGTTCGGCTACGGGGTGACACCATCCGTCGTCGTCGATTCATCCAACGGTGCCGGCGTCCGTACCGGCCCGGGGTGGCGATACGCACTCGGCGTGCTCAGCGACGGCACCTCGCGCAACGGCGCGTGGTACATCACCTCGATCGACTCGCTTGGGATGCCGCACGCGGCGTGGCAGAAGATCGCCGGGTTCTCCGATCAGGTCACCCGCGCCGCGCTGCACGGCGATGACCTCTATCTCCTGACCTCACACAATGCATCGCACTTCAAGATCCTTCGTACCGACGCGCGGCATCCGGATCTGGCGACGGCGGAGACGGTGGTGCCCGAAAGCGAGGCGATCGTCCATCAGATGAGCGTGGCACGGGACGCGATGTACGTGCAAGAGACTGACGGCGGCGTCGATCACGTACTGCGGGTTCCGTTCGGACGGGACCCGGTGGTCGAGCACCTGACGCTGCCGTTCGCCGGCAAGGCCGATCTGAACGTCGATCCGGAGCTCCCCGGTGCACTGATCTGGCTGGCAGGTTCCACCCGGGCATTCGCCCTCTATTGCTACCATCCCGCCACGAGAAGCCTGACAGACACGAAGCTGCAGCCGGAGGGGCCCGTCGACCAGCCGACGACGATCGCGTCGTCCGAGGTCGAGGTCACGAGCTGGGACGGCACAAAGGTCCCGCTCACGATCGTGCATCCGACGGGGATGAAACTGGATGGCTCGCATCCCACGATGCTCGTCGGCTACGGCGCCTACGGCGATGCCCTCGAACTCGAGTACGATCCAATTCAGATCGCCCAGTACGAACGGGGCGCCGTGGTGGCCGCGTGCCACGTGCGCGGCGGCGGTGAGCACGGCGAGGCGTGGCATGCGGCCGGCCAGAAGCTCACCAAGCCCAATAGCTGGAAAGACTTCATCGCGTGCGCCGAATATCTGATCGCCAACGGGTACACGTCGCCGGCACATCTTGCGGGCGAGGGCGGGAGTGCCGGCGGCATCATGATCGGCCGGGCGATCGAGGAGCGACCCGACTTGTTCGCAGTCGCGGTCGCAAGTGTGCCGCTGGCCGATGGCCTGCGATCGGAAACCACCGCCAATGGCGTGCCCAACGTCGCCGAATTCGGCAGCACGAGCACAGAGGACGGCTTTCGCGCCTTGTACGCAATGAGTCCCTACGCGAACATCAAGGATGGAGTGAATTATCCGGCGGTACTCGTGACCACGGGGATCAACGATCCACGGGTCCCTCCATGGGAAGCCGCAAAATTCGCAGCGCGGCTGCAGGCCGCAACCGCGAGCGGGAAGCCGGTGCTGTTGCAGGTGGACTACCACGCAGGCCACGGCGCCATGACCGCTGCGCAGGGGCTGCAATTTGAGGCCGACAGCTGGAGCTTCATCTTCTGGCAGACCGGCGATCCGGCGTTTCAGCCGAAGCGTTGA
- a CDS encoding peroxiredoxin translates to MSLRIGDAAPDFTAQTTDGQITFHQWLGDSWGMLFSHPKDFTPVCTTELGALAHLKPEFDQRGVKMIGLSVDPIDRHVGWSKDIEETQGLAPNYPMIGDTDLHVSKLYGMLSGDAGDSWDGRTAVDNQTVRNVFIIGPDKKIKWMIAYPMSTGRNFEEVLRSIDSLQLTAKHKVSTPANWRQGEDVIISGNVNEEEARKTYPGGWKQPKPYIRIVPQPGR, encoded by the coding sequence GTGTCACTGCGCATCGGCGATGCGGCGCCCGATTTCACCGCACAAACTACCGACGGCCAAATCACCTTTCATCAGTGGCTCGGCGACTCCTGGGGAATGCTCTTCTCGCACCCCAAGGATTTCACGCCGGTCTGCACCACCGAGCTCGGTGCGCTGGCACATCTGAAGCCCGAATTCGACCAGCGCGGCGTGAAGATGATCGGGCTCTCGGTCGATCCGATCGACCGCCACGTCGGGTGGTCGAAGGACATCGAAGAGACCCAGGGGCTCGCGCCGAACTATCCGATGATCGGAGACACCGACCTGCATGTCTCCAAGCTCTACGGGATGCTCTCGGGCGACGCGGGTGACAGCTGGGACGGGCGCACCGCCGTCGACAACCAGACCGTGCGGAACGTCTTCATCATCGGGCCCGACAAGAAGATCAAGTGGATGATCGCGTATCCGATGAGCACCGGACGGAACTTCGAGGAAGTGCTCCGGTCGATCGATTCGCTGCAGCTCACGGCGAAGCACAAGGTGTCAACGCCGGCAAACTGGCGGCAGGGCGAGGATGTGATCATCTCGGGAAACGTGAACGAAGAAGAGGCTCGCAAGACATATCCCGGCGGCTGGAAGCAGCCGAAGCCGTACATCCGGATCGTACCGCAGCCGGGCCGATAA
- a CDS encoding esterase-like activity of phytase family protein, giving the protein MRPTMRYRLALVTLALVVAACQPDQNPTAPATPPSLRNDKTSTVPVVVGVEVVPLLPNDILATINGIHVFNGGFGSAIDQPEGGNNDFYSLTDRGPNVAGNGTDKLFAVPDFHPQVGRFHLEGATLVRQGVIVLKNEFGVPMSGLPVGAAGCGATGEIPRDINGNLLPFDPNGIDSEGLRVLGDGSFWVSDEYGPFMIHFSRTGVTLEKDSPCSGPNPLPAVLTHRQANKGMEGLAALNGGHLLVGIVQNPLDNPAHADAKKSHLLRIVMNDVQHGKTAQYLYPMDDPSYGASDIEAVSNTTFLVDERDGNFLGDPANPAVQKKLYLIDISGATDISDPANGPNGLIVGGKTMEQMSDADLVANKIVPVKKTLVVDMLAYGYTHDKAEGVALIDGGKTIVVSNDDDFGVSDDGHAHLIQKLLPSGLVDHNEAWFFHLSKSLKSDH; this is encoded by the coding sequence ATGCGCCCTACGATGCGGTACCGCCTCGCCCTCGTCACGCTTGCGCTTGTTGTCGCCGCGTGCCAACCGGACCAGAACCCCACCGCGCCGGCCACGCCGCCGAGCCTCAGGAATGACAAGACCAGCACCGTGCCCGTCGTGGTCGGCGTCGAGGTAGTGCCGCTCCTGCCGAACGATATCCTCGCCACGATCAACGGCATCCACGTGTTCAACGGCGGATTCGGTTCGGCGATCGACCAGCCCGAAGGCGGCAACAACGACTTCTATTCGCTGACCGACCGCGGACCGAACGTCGCCGGCAACGGCACCGACAAACTCTTCGCCGTGCCCGATTTCCATCCGCAGGTTGGTCGGTTCCATCTCGAAGGGGCCACGCTGGTGCGGCAAGGTGTGATCGTGCTCAAGAATGAGTTCGGTGTTCCGATGAGCGGCCTCCCGGTGGGCGCAGCGGGGTGCGGCGCCACCGGCGAGATCCCCCGCGACATCAACGGAAATCTCCTCCCGTTCGACCCCAACGGCATCGACAGCGAAGGGCTTCGCGTCCTCGGCGATGGTTCGTTCTGGGTCTCCGATGAGTACGGTCCGTTCATGATTCACTTCTCCCGCACTGGCGTCACCCTCGAGAAGGATTCGCCGTGCAGCGGACCGAATCCGCTCCCCGCCGTGTTGACCCATCGCCAGGCGAACAAGGGAATGGAAGGGCTCGCGGCGCTCAATGGCGGACATCTGCTGGTGGGAATCGTCCAGAACCCGCTCGACAATCCCGCCCACGCCGATGCCAAGAAGTCGCACCTGCTTCGCATCGTGATGAACGACGTGCAGCATGGCAAGACCGCGCAGTATCTCTACCCGATGGATGACCCTAGCTACGGCGCCAGCGACATCGAAGCCGTCTCGAACACGACCTTTCTCGTCGACGAGCGCGACGGCAACTTCCTCGGCGATCCGGCAAATCCTGCAGTCCAGAAGAAGCTCTACCTGATCGATATCAGCGGTGCCACCGATATCAGCGATCCCGCCAACGGACCGAACGGCCTGATCGTCGGCGGGAAGACGATGGAGCAGATGTCCGACGCCGACCTGGTCGCCAACAAGATCGTGCCGGTGAAGAAGACGCTCGTGGTCGACATGCTCGCCTACGGCTACACGCACGACAAGGCGGAGGGTGTCGCGTTGATCGATGGCGGGAAGACGATCGTGGTGTCGAATGACGATGACTTCGGCGTGAGCGACGACGGGCACGCCCACCTGATCCAGAAGCTGCTTCCGTCAGGTCTGGTCGATCACAATGAGGCGTGGTTCTTCCACCTGAGCAAGTCGCTCAAGTCCGATCACTGA
- a CDS encoding protein kinase, with the protein MDLREQLQQHLGSSYLLGRELGGGGMSRVFVADEVRLGRQVVVKVLSPDLAQGINAERFEREIKTAASLQQANIVPLHAAGEVSGLPYFTMPFVEGESLRHRLTQGPLSINEVVVILRDVTRALAYAHARGVVHRDIKPDNVLLSGGAAVVTDFGIAKAISASRTDAPGGTLTQLGTSIGTPAYMAPEQVAGDPNLDHRVDLYALGCMAYELLTGQQPFANRTPQKMLAAHLSETATSVQQLRPDTPQGLVTLVYQLMAKDPNDRPQTASDVLRALDAAITSSAPTVAFSGPGMLRKSLLYYAISVVVVLLCTRAAIIAIGLPDWVFPGAIVLLALGLPALLITAYVQRVARHTATATPTLTPGGTMSQRMPSGTIATMAIKASPHVTWRRTWRGGVVAIGGFVFLVTLFMVTRAFGIGPWGSLLASGKLAATDRVVLADIGVPPADSALGPIVDEAIRAALSQSRSVNLVPQTDIAEAMQEMKRSKDAALNDPTVVHDVAQRTGAKAVLGGRLARLGNGYAVSLELSAAQGGAVLASYQATAASSQDLLSTIDGLARKLRSKVGESLKQVQRTIPLERATTTSLAALRKYSDAVVANDIDFDYPRAIQSARDAVALDSTFALAWRKLAVALFNSFAPASAQDSAIEHAVRYADRLPDRERYLLLGYHFENGITTADRRKSLDAYRSAYQVDSSSTVATNQLGLLFNQRHQQDSAVRYWRRQVQLAPNAGNVGRVVVQLAQGGHGAEAAALLDSVVKADPAVATSNLMMYDARAAALIALGKRDSALAISAQMIRSPDATLHLNGLFMESTNASVLGKLQRMIEADSELAIAAPGSNPALDVPLARAQADIILRDRAADGVKLVDDVVAGRAWTGIAPSDRPYFGVIELYARAGRPDRARAILAQFQSDDPGAKAPDSKADVALAEGRIAVAEGKFDDAIRQLRAAEFREDGSPVECRACVEFELARAFDLDHQGDSAVAHFERYLSFPPAERSVGVVTADYLYLAAVEKRLGELYEGKHDRARALQHYSAFVDLWKGADPDLQPVVASVRQRMAPLTAQEGH; encoded by the coding sequence ATGGATCTGCGCGAGCAGTTGCAGCAGCACCTGGGATCGTCATATCTCCTCGGCCGCGAGCTCGGCGGTGGCGGGATGTCGCGGGTCTTCGTTGCCGACGAAGTCCGCCTCGGGCGCCAGGTGGTCGTCAAGGTCCTGAGTCCCGACCTTGCGCAGGGGATCAACGCCGAACGGTTCGAACGAGAGATCAAGACGGCGGCGTCGCTGCAGCAGGCGAACATCGTCCCGCTCCACGCCGCCGGCGAGGTCTCGGGGCTGCCGTATTTCACGATGCCGTTCGTGGAAGGCGAATCTCTCCGGCATCGACTGACGCAGGGCCCGCTCTCGATCAACGAAGTGGTCGTCATCCTTCGCGACGTCACCCGCGCGCTCGCGTACGCACACGCCCGCGGCGTCGTGCATCGCGACATCAAGCCGGACAATGTCCTCCTCTCCGGGGGCGCGGCGGTCGTCACCGACTTCGGCATCGCGAAGGCGATCAGCGCATCGCGCACCGATGCACCCGGTGGAACCCTCACGCAACTCGGCACCTCGATCGGCACGCCGGCGTACATGGCCCCGGAGCAGGTCGCCGGCGATCCGAATCTCGATCATCGCGTCGACCTCTACGCCCTCGGATGCATGGCGTACGAGCTTCTCACCGGACAACAGCCGTTCGCCAACCGGACACCGCAGAAGATGCTGGCCGCGCACCTCAGCGAGACCGCGACGTCGGTGCAGCAGCTTCGGCCGGACACGCCGCAGGGACTCGTCACGCTGGTCTATCAGCTGATGGCGAAGGACCCGAACGACCGGCCGCAGACGGCAAGTGATGTCCTCCGCGCGCTCGATGCGGCGATCACCAGCAGCGCGCCCACCGTGGCGTTTTCCGGACCGGGAATGCTGCGAAAGTCGCTGCTCTACTACGCCATCTCGGTCGTCGTGGTGCTCCTCTGCACCCGCGCAGCGATCATCGCGATCGGGCTCCCCGACTGGGTCTTCCCCGGCGCGATCGTCTTGCTGGCGCTGGGCCTCCCGGCGCTGCTGATCACCGCCTACGTGCAGCGGGTGGCGCGGCACACCGCGACCGCGACGCCGACGCTCACGCCGGGCGGCACGATGTCGCAGAGGATGCCGTCGGGGACGATCGCGACGATGGCGATCAAGGCATCGCCGCATGTGACCTGGCGGCGCACCTGGCGCGGCGGAGTCGTGGCGATCGGCGGCTTTGTCTTCCTCGTCACCCTCTTCATGGTGACGCGCGCGTTCGGCATCGGACCGTGGGGATCGCTGCTCGCGTCGGGAAAGCTCGCCGCGACCGATCGCGTCGTCCTCGCCGACATCGGCGTGCCGCCGGCGGATTCCGCCCTCGGCCCGATCGTCGACGAAGCGATCCGCGCCGCGTTGTCGCAGTCGCGGTCGGTCAATCTCGTCCCGCAGACCGACATCGCCGAAGCGATGCAGGAGATGAAGCGATCGAAGGATGCCGCGCTCAATGATCCGACCGTGGTGCACGACGTAGCGCAACGCACCGGCGCCAAGGCCGTCCTCGGCGGGCGCCTCGCGCGCCTCGGCAATGGCTACGCGGTCAGTCTCGAGCTCTCCGCGGCGCAGGGTGGCGCGGTGCTGGCGTCGTACCAGGCGACGGCGGCGAGTTCGCAGGACCTGCTCTCGACGATCGACGGACTCGCCCGCAAGCTCCGCAGCAAGGTCGGTGAGTCGCTGAAACAGGTGCAGCGCACCATCCCGCTCGAACGGGCGACCACCACGTCGCTCGCGGCGCTGCGGAAGTACAGCGACGCCGTCGTCGCCAACGACATCGACTTCGACTATCCCCGCGCGATCCAGTCGGCACGCGACGCGGTCGCACTCGACTCGACCTTTGCGCTGGCATGGCGCAAACTTGCCGTCGCGCTGTTCAACAGTTTCGCGCCGGCGTCCGCCCAGGATTCCGCCATCGAACACGCCGTACGCTATGCCGACCGGCTCCCCGATCGCGAGCGGTATCTCCTCCTCGGCTACCATTTTGAAAACGGGATCACTACCGCCGATCGACGCAAGTCACTCGACGCCTACCGCAGCGCCTACCAGGTCGACTCATCAAGCACCGTCGCGACCAACCAGCTCGGGCTGCTGTTCAATCAGCGACACCAGCAGGATAGCGCAGTGCGGTATTGGCGTCGGCAGGTTCAGCTCGCACCGAACGCAGGGAACGTGGGGCGCGTGGTCGTCCAGCTGGCTCAGGGAGGTCACGGCGCGGAGGCGGCGGCGCTGCTCGATTCGGTCGTCAAGGCGGACCCGGCGGTCGCCACTTCGAACCTGATGATGTACGACGCTCGAGCCGCGGCGTTGATCGCACTCGGCAAACGCGACTCCGCCCTCGCGATCTCTGCGCAGATGATCCGATCGCCCGATGCGACGTTGCATCTGAATGGTCTCTTCATGGAATCGACCAACGCGTCGGTACTCGGCAAGCTCCAGCGGATGATCGAGGCCGACAGCGAACTGGCCATCGCCGCCCCCGGCTCGAATCCCGCGCTGGACGTCCCGCTCGCGCGCGCCCAGGCCGACATCATCCTTCGAGACAGGGCAGCCGATGGCGTCAAGCTGGTCGACGATGTCGTCGCGGGGCGCGCCTGGACCGGGATCGCGCCGAGCGACCGTCCCTACTTCGGAGTGATCGAGCTGTATGCTCGTGCCGGCCGCCCTGATCGCGCCCGCGCCATACTGGCGCAGTTCCAGAGCGACGATCCTGGTGCCAAGGCCCCTGACTCCAAGGCCGACGTCGCGCTCGCGGAGGGAAGAATCGCCGTCGCCGAGGGGAAGTTTGACGACGCGATCCGTCAGCTTCGTGCAGCGGAGTTCCGCGAAGACGGGTCTCCGGTCGAGTGCCGCGCGTGCGTCGAGTTCGAGCTCGCCCGCGCCTTTGACCTCGACCATCAGGGAGATTCCGCCGTCGCCCATTTCGAACGGTATCTCTCGTTCCCTCCCGCGGAGCGCTCCGTCGGCGTCGTCACCGCGGACTATCTCTACCTCGCTGCAGTCGAGAAGCGCCTCGGCGAGCTGTACGAGGGAAAGCACGATCGCGCCAGGGCGCTGCAACACTACAGTGCATTCGTCGATCTCTGGAAAGGCGCCGATCCCGACCTGCAGCCGGTCGTCGCGTCGGTTCGGCAGCGGATGGCGCCGCTGACTGCGCAAGAAGGGCACTGA